Proteins encoded in a region of the Sphingomonas sp. HMP9 genome:
- a CDS encoding AMP-binding protein, translating to MDWNFGDLLDATAANVPGDRPAIIRGDRVLDWADFDARTNRLARAMLGAGLKTGDRVAILARNIPEFIEVAAAAFKARLTHVNINYRYTTAEIAYVLADCGAAALFHEDVFADRVAPLPGMLDHLQLVVRIGDGGGYATIVEVGDGSPLGIVRSSQDGYLLYTGGTTGKPKGVMWHAGDARRSQLESPMAKVTIASMDDHVAYVRGTAPGRVLPACPLMHGAGLNSSMAELLNGGSVVLLPSDRFDAEELWDAAARDRVTRVLIVGDVFARPMAQALLDHPCRWDLSALRLISSAGLMWSREVKAALIDALPQLTLLDILGASEASGFGFAITTATRATPTGLFEPGPQTVIIDVATDRVLRDDEPGEGWLARRPPFGGGYFGDPAKTAATYRTIGGVRYAIPGDMAERLPDGRLRLLGRGSLCINTGGEKVFVEEVEEALKRVPGIDDAMVFGLPDPQWGNSVSAIVTAPRGIDQADIRAALATDLAVYKIPRRVIVVDEMPRHASGKSDYARAVALAADHMSDNHEASA from the coding sequence ATGGACTGGAATTTCGGCGACTTGCTCGATGCCACCGCGGCCAATGTGCCCGGCGATCGTCCGGCGATCATCCGCGGAGATCGGGTGCTCGACTGGGCAGATTTCGACGCCCGGACCAATCGCCTGGCGCGGGCGATGCTGGGTGCCGGACTAAAAACGGGTGACCGCGTCGCGATCCTCGCGCGCAACATCCCCGAATTCATCGAGGTCGCCGCCGCCGCGTTCAAGGCGCGGCTGACCCACGTTAACATCAACTATCGCTACACCACCGCCGAGATCGCCTATGTTCTTGCTGATTGCGGCGCTGCGGCGCTATTCCACGAGGACGTGTTCGCCGACCGCGTCGCGCCGCTGCCGGGAATGCTCGACCACCTACAACTTGTCGTGCGGATCGGAGACGGGGGCGGCTATGCGACGATTGTGGAGGTGGGCGACGGATCGCCGCTCGGCATCGTGCGATCGTCGCAGGACGGCTATCTGCTCTACACCGGGGGCACCACGGGGAAGCCCAAGGGCGTGATGTGGCACGCCGGCGATGCGCGCCGCTCGCAGTTGGAATCGCCGATGGCCAAGGTGACGATCGCGTCGATGGACGATCATGTCGCCTATGTCCGCGGCACTGCGCCGGGCCGCGTGCTGCCCGCATGCCCGCTGATGCACGGCGCCGGGCTGAACAGCTCGATGGCGGAACTGTTGAACGGCGGCAGTGTCGTGCTGCTGCCCTCCGACCGCTTCGATGCCGAGGAATTGTGGGACGCGGCGGCGCGCGACCGCGTGACCCGCGTGCTGATCGTCGGCGACGTGTTTGCACGACCCATGGCGCAGGCCTTGCTCGACCATCCGTGTCGCTGGGACCTGTCGGCGCTGCGGCTGATCTCGTCGGCCGGGCTGATGTGGAGCCGCGAGGTCAAGGCCGCGCTGATCGACGCGCTGCCGCAGCTGACATTGCTCGATATCCTCGGCGCGTCCGAGGCGTCGGGGTTCGGCTTCGCGATCACAACCGCGACTCGGGCGACGCCGACCGGGCTGTTCGAACCCGGCCCGCAGACCGTCATCATCGACGTCGCCACCGACCGCGTGTTGCGCGACGACGAGCCGGGCGAGGGCTGGCTGGCGCGACGCCCGCCGTTCGGCGGCGGCTATTTCGGCGATCCGGCGAAGACCGCCGCAACCTATCGCACGATCGGCGGCGTCCGTTACGCGATCCCCGGCGACATGGCCGAACGCCTGCCCGATGGCCGGCTGCGGCTGCTCGGTCGCGGCAGCCTATGCATCAACACCGGCGGCGAGAAGGTGTTCGTCGAGGAGGTCGAGGAGGCGCTGAAGCGCGTGCCTGGGATCGACGACGCGATGGTCTTCGGTCTGCCCGATCCGCAATGGGGCAACAGCGTTTCGGCGATCGTGACCGCGCCGCGCGGGATCGACCAGGCCGACATCCGCGCCGCTCTCGCGACCGACCTCGCCGTGTACAAAATCCCGCGCCGTGTCATCGTCGTCGACGAGATGCCACGGCACGCCAGCGGCAAGAGCGATTACGCGCGGGCCGTCGCGCTAGCCGCCGATCACATGTCGGATAATCACGAAGCATCCGCCTGA
- a CDS encoding enoyl-CoA hydratase/isomerase family protein produces MAHVHLDVTDHVALVTMDNPPVNAQPIAFMEALTEVFDSFNDRDDVRVVVLTGAGRCFSAGADLKNRPDLSEPGTRWRRNRIVRESSYAIADCAKPVIAAVNGPALGAGMGLVASCDIIVASEEAVFGLPEVDVGLMGGGKHAARVFPHSLVRRMMLTGYRAPATEIYRRGIIEACLPAAELMPYAMAMARMIAAKSPLATRLAKDSMRTIETMTLRDGYIYEQTNTAKLSTTHDAAEAVSAFVEKRAPVFLGR; encoded by the coding sequence ATGGCCCATGTACATCTCGATGTCACCGATCACGTCGCGCTCGTGACGATGGACAATCCGCCCGTGAACGCCCAGCCGATCGCGTTCATGGAGGCGCTGACGGAGGTTTTCGACAGCTTTAACGACCGCGACGATGTCCGCGTCGTCGTGCTGACCGGCGCGGGGCGGTGCTTCTCCGCCGGTGCCGACCTGAAAAACCGTCCCGATCTCTCCGAACCCGGCACGCGCTGGCGGCGCAACCGGATCGTGCGCGAATCCTCCTATGCGATCGCGGATTGCGCCAAGCCCGTGATCGCCGCGGTCAACGGCCCGGCGCTGGGCGCGGGGATGGGACTGGTCGCGAGCTGCGACATCATCGTCGCGTCGGAGGAGGCGGTGTTCGGCCTGCCCGAGGTCGATGTTGGCCTGATGGGCGGCGGCAAGCATGCCGCGCGCGTCTTCCCGCATTCGCTGGTGCGGCGGATGATGCTGACCGGCTACCGCGCGCCCGCCACCGAGATCTATCGCCGCGGCATCATCGAGGCGTGCCTGCCCGCCGCAGAACTGATGCCCTACGCGATGGCCATGGCGCGGATGATCGCCGCCAAGAGCCCGCTCGCGACGCGCCTCGCCAAGGACAGCATGCGGACGATCGAGACGATGACGTTGCGCGACGGCTATATCTACGAACAGACCAACACCGCTAAACTGTCGACGACGCACGACGCGGCCGAGGCAGTGTCGGCGTTCGTCGAGAAGCGCGCGCCCGTCTTCCTCGGTCGCTGA
- a CDS encoding TonB-dependent receptor has product MIITYKAWLQCGIAASLLLAQQAEAQTQPPSQPMTQTPADTATPDAAQEGLGDIVVTASKRADAQNVQDVPFAVTAFGTAQLEEQHVRSIQGISFSVPNASLESVGTTPGYANFSIRGLGINSSIPSIDPTVGVFVDGIYLGVSAGVLFDTFDLAGVEVLRGPQGLLFGRNVTGGAVVLRTTTPSDTLRIDAKLGLSTGLEKRAAASITGPIVKGKLDAKLAVYYNNDNGWFRNDFDGKKIGKNETLIIRPALRFTPSDDFELILRYEHGRIRGDGPVASNHGLYPRDSFGVSINYPGFITSDWDQAIAETNIDVGFGNGKITNIMGYRALDNDSGADVDASPLTLLHSRNHTKQEQFSDELRYAGSFGKIDVTTGLYYFWQDINYAEERILSNGALIVSGGGRQEQNTYGVFGSVDWHLTDTLTLNVGARYSAEHKAVQIASIRANGCDLDTVNCAFDFRSKQDWHGFTPRLGVQYKPTDATQVYASYSKGFRSGGYNFRNLNPNVDPGPFDQEGQDAYEVGIKQEFGRFARVNIAGFYSTIDNVQREIQTPAPPFGIFQIITNAANVRIQGVEGELLVRPFKGLTISGQFGYTDGKYQKIFADLNNDRVIDAKDFALKLPRLSPWSYGGSIAYAHTVAADTSLEGRVGANYRDASFYNDQNTGLLRAATMVDANLALSHGPYKLSVYGTNLLNEATFGTDSPLPFFAGSTFSPLNKGRVYGVELQFKF; this is encoded by the coding sequence ATGATCATCACATACAAGGCCTGGCTGCAGTGTGGCATCGCCGCGAGCCTGTTGCTCGCGCAGCAGGCCGAAGCGCAGACCCAGCCCCCCAGCCAACCCATGACTCAAACGCCGGCCGACACCGCGACGCCGGATGCGGCGCAGGAAGGCCTGGGCGACATCGTCGTCACTGCCAGCAAGCGCGCCGACGCGCAAAACGTGCAGGATGTGCCCTTCGCCGTCACCGCGTTCGGCACGGCGCAGCTCGAGGAACAGCATGTCCGCAGCATCCAGGGCATCAGCTTCAGCGTCCCCAACGCCTCGCTGGAAAGCGTCGGCACTACGCCGGGCTATGCGAACTTCTCGATCCGCGGATTGGGCATCAATAGTTCAATCCCGTCGATCGACCCGACCGTGGGCGTGTTCGTCGACGGCATCTATCTGGGGGTCAGCGCGGGCGTACTGTTCGACACGTTCGACCTGGCGGGCGTCGAGGTGCTGCGCGGGCCACAGGGCCTGTTGTTCGGGCGCAACGTGACCGGCGGCGCGGTGGTGCTGCGCACGACGACGCCGTCCGACACGCTGCGCATCGATGCTAAGCTCGGGCTGTCCACCGGCCTCGAGAAGCGCGCAGCGGCCTCGATCACCGGGCCGATCGTCAAGGGCAAGCTCGATGCGAAGCTCGCGGTCTATTACAATAACGACAATGGCTGGTTCCGCAACGATTTCGACGGCAAGAAGATCGGCAAGAACGAGACGCTGATCATCCGCCCGGCGCTGCGCTTCACGCCGTCGGACGATTTCGAACTGATCCTGCGTTACGAACATGGTCGCATCCGCGGCGACGGCCCGGTCGCTAGCAACCACGGCCTCTATCCGCGCGACAGCTTCGGCGTGTCGATCAACTATCCCGGCTTTATCACGTCGGACTGGGACCAGGCGATCGCGGAGACCAACATCGACGTGGGGTTCGGCAACGGCAAGATCACCAACATCATGGGCTATCGCGCGCTCGACAACGACAGCGGCGCGGATGTCGATGCCTCGCCGCTGACGCTGCTGCATTCGCGCAACCACACCAAGCAGGAACAGTTCAGCGACGAGCTGCGCTACGCCGGCAGCTTCGGCAAGATCGACGTGACCACCGGGCTGTATTATTTCTGGCAGGACATCAACTATGCCGAGGAGCGCATCCTGTCGAACGGCGCGCTGATCGTGTCGGGCGGTGGCCGGCAGGAGCAGAACACCTACGGCGTGTTCGGCTCGGTCGACTGGCATTTGACCGACACGCTGACGCTAAACGTCGGCGCACGCTATTCGGCGGAGCACAAGGCGGTTCAAATCGCCAGCATCCGCGCCAATGGCTGCGACCTCGATACCGTCAACTGCGCGTTCGATTTCCGCAGCAAGCAGGACTGGCACGGCTTCACTCCGCGCCTCGGCGTGCAGTACAAGCCGACCGACGCGACGCAGGTCTATGCGAGCTATTCGAAGGGCTTCCGCAGCGGCGGCTATAATTTCCGCAACCTCAACCCCAATGTCGATCCGGGCCCGTTCGACCAGGAAGGCCAGGACGCCTACGAGGTCGGCATCAAGCAGGAGTTCGGCCGCTTCGCCCGCGTCAACATCGCCGGTTTCTACAGCACAATCGACAACGTCCAGCGCGAGATCCAGACCCCCGCGCCGCCGTTCGGCATCTTCCAGATCATCACCAACGCCGCCAATGTCCGCATCCAGGGCGTCGAGGGCGAGCTGCTGGTGCGGCCGTTCAAGGGCCTGACCATCTCCGGGCAGTTCGGCTACACCGACGGCAAGTATCAGAAGATCTTCGCGGACCTGAACAACGACCGCGTGATCGACGCCAAGGATTTCGCGCTGAAACTGCCGCGGCTGTCGCCGTGGAGCTATGGCGGTTCGATCGCCTATGCGCACACGGTCGCCGCGGACACCAGCCTGGAGGGACGCGTCGGCGCCAATTACCGCGACGCGTCGTTCTACAACGACCAGAATACCGGCCTGTTGCGCGCAGCCACGATGGTCGATGCGAACCTCGCGCTGTCGCACGGGCCGTACAAGCTGTCGGTTTACGGCACCAACCTGCTGAACGAGGCGACCTTCGGGACGGACTCGCCGCTGCCGTTCTTCGCGGGGTCGACCTTCTCGCCGCTGAACAAGGGGCGGGTCTATGGCGTCGAACTCCAGTTCAAGTTCTGA